From a single Sinorhizobium sp. RAC02 genomic region:
- the purL gene encoding phosphoribosylformylglycinamidine synthase subunit PurL, protein MTISNTRPITPELIAAHGLKPDEYDRILSLIGREPTYTELGIFSAMWNEHCSYKSSKRWLRTLPTKGPRVIQGPGENAGVVDIDDGDCVVFKMESHNHPSYIEPYQGAATGVGGILRDVFTMGARPVAAMNALRFGEPDHPKTRHLVSGVVAGVGGYGNSFGVPTVGGEVEFDPRYNGNILVNAFAAGLAKSNAIFLSEAKGVGLPVVYLGAKTGRDGVGGATMASAEFDESIEEKRPTVQVGDPFTEKCLLEACLELMQTGAVIAIQDMGAAGLTCSAVEMGAKGDLGIELNLDLVPVREEQMTAYEMMLSESQERMLMVLEPAKEEVAKAIFVKWGLAFAIVGYTTDDLRFRILHQGEEVANLPIKDLGDQAPEYDRPWREPGKSAPLPANLVAEPSDYAQAVLELVGSPNQSSRRWVYEQYDTLIQGNSLQIPGGDAGVVRVEGHATKALAFSSDVTPRYVEADPFEGGKQAVAECWRNITATGAEPLASTDNLNFGNPEKPEIMGQFVKAIQGIGEACRALDFPIVSGNVSLYNETNGIAILPTPTIAGVGLLPDWSVMAKIGGAKDGDQLILIGVDGSHLGQSVYLRDVLGLIDGPAPEVDLHAERRNGDFVRSAIRNSQVTACHDISSGGLAVALAEMAMSSGKGATVDLSGSNGPAHALLFGEDQARYVLAVPADLANFLCANAEGAGVPFRRLGTVGGDNLVVGDLLTVSIEQLRNTHESWFPDFMDGNGTAAAAAE, encoded by the coding sequence ATGACCATTTCGAACACCCGCCCGATCACCCCGGAGCTGATTGCTGCCCATGGGCTCAAGCCGGATGAATACGATCGCATCCTCTCGCTGATCGGCCGCGAGCCGACCTATACCGAGCTCGGCATCTTCTCGGCCATGTGGAACGAGCACTGCTCGTACAAGTCCTCCAAGCGCTGGCTGCGCACGCTGCCGACCAAGGGTCCGCGCGTCATCCAGGGTCCGGGCGAAAATGCCGGCGTGGTGGACATCGACGACGGCGACTGCGTGGTCTTCAAGATGGAGAGCCACAACCACCCGTCCTATATCGAGCCCTACCAGGGTGCGGCGACGGGCGTCGGCGGCATCCTGCGCGACGTCTTCACCATGGGTGCGCGCCCGGTCGCGGCGATGAACGCGCTGCGCTTCGGGGAGCCTGATCATCCGAAGACCCGCCACCTCGTCTCCGGCGTCGTCGCCGGTGTCGGCGGCTACGGCAATTCCTTCGGCGTGCCGACCGTTGGCGGCGAAGTCGAGTTCGACCCGCGCTACAATGGCAACATCCTCGTCAACGCCTTTGCAGCCGGTCTTGCCAAGTCCAACGCGATCTTCCTGTCGGAAGCCAAGGGCGTCGGCCTGCCGGTCGTCTATCTCGGCGCCAAGACCGGCCGCGACGGTGTGGGCGGCGCGACCATGGCGTCCGCCGAATTCGACGAATCGATCGAGGAGAAGCGTCCGACCGTACAGGTCGGCGACCCCTTCACCGAAAAGTGCCTGCTGGAAGCCTGCCTTGAACTGATGCAGACCGGCGCCGTCATCGCCATCCAGGACATGGGTGCGGCCGGCCTCACCTGCTCCGCCGTCGAAATGGGCGCCAAGGGCGACCTCGGCATCGAGCTGAACCTCGATCTCGTTCCGGTGCGCGAAGAACAGATGACCGCCTATGAGATGATGCTGTCGGAAAGCCAGGAGCGCATGCTCATGGTGCTCGAGCCCGCCAAGGAAGAGGTCGCCAAGGCGATCTTCGTCAAGTGGGGCCTCGCCTTCGCGATCGTCGGCTACACGACGGACGACCTGCGTTTCCGCATCCTGCATCAGGGCGAAGAAGTCGCAAACCTGCCGATCAAGGACCTGGGCGACCAGGCACCGGAGTATGACCGCCCGTGGCGCGAGCCCGGCAAGTCCGCCCCTCTCCCGGCCAATCTGGTGGCAGAGCCGAGCGATTATGCCCAGGCCGTGCTGGAACTCGTCGGTTCGCCGAACCAGTCGAGCCGCCGCTGGGTCTATGAACAGTATGACACGCTGATCCAGGGCAACTCGCTGCAGATCCCCGGCGGCGATGCCGGCGTCGTGCGCGTCGAGGGTCATGCTACCAAGGCGCTCGCCTTCTCCTCCGATGTCACCCCGCGTTATGTCGAGGCCGACCCGTTCGAAGGCGGTAAGCAGGCTGTCGCCGAATGCTGGCGCAACATCACGGCGACCGGCGCCGAGCCGCTTGCCTCCACCGACAACCTGAACTTCGGCAATCCGGAAAAGCCGGAAATCATGGGCCAGTTCGTCAAGGCGATCCAGGGCATCGGCGAAGCCTGCCGCGCGCTCGATTTTCCGATCGTCTCCGGCAACGTCTCGCTCTACAACGAGACGAACGGCATCGCGATCCTGCCGACGCCCACCATCGCCGGCGTCGGCCTGCTGCCCGACTGGTCCGTGATGGCCAAGATCGGCGGCGCGAAGGACGGCGACCAGCTGATCCTCATCGGCGTCGACGGCAGCCATCTCGGCCAGTCCGTCTACCTGCGCGACGTGCTCGGCCTCATCGACGGCCCGGCGCCGGAAGTCGACCTGCACGCGGAACGCCGCAATGGCGATTTCGTCCGCTCGGCCATCCGCAACAGCCAGGTCACGGCCTGCCATGACATTTCCTCGGGCGGCCTCGCGGTTGCCCTTGCCGAAATGGCCATGTCGTCCGGCAAGGGCGCGACGGTCGATCTTTCGGGCTCGAACGGCCCGGCCCATGCGCTGCTTTTCGGCGAAGATCAGGCCCGCTACGTGCTGGCCGTTCCCGCCGATCTCGCCAACTTCCTCTGCGCCAACGCGGAAGGTGCGGGCGTGCCGTTCCGCCGTCTTGGTACGGTCGGGGGTGACAATCTCGTCGTGGGTGACCTTCTGACGGTCTCTATTGAACAATTGCGCAACACCCATGAATCATGGTTCCCTGACTTCATGGATGGCAACGGCACCGCCGCTGCCGCCGCGGAATAA
- the purS gene encoding phosphoribosylformylglycinamidine synthase subunit PurS produces the protein MIKARVTVTLKNGVLDPQGKAIEGALGSLGFEGVGAIRQGKVFDLELQTADRAKAEADLKAMCDKLLANTVIENYTIALS, from the coding sequence ATGATCAAGGCACGCGTAACGGTGACGCTCAAGAACGGTGTTCTGGACCCGCAGGGCAAGGCGATCGAAGGCGCGCTCGGCAGCCTCGGCTTCGAGGGCGTCGGCGCCATCCGCCAGGGCAAGGTTTTCGACCTCGAGCTTCAGACCGCCGACCGCGCGAAGGCGGAAGCCGACCTCAAGGCGATGTGCGACAAGCTTCTCGCCAACACGGTAATCGAGAACTATACTATCGCCCTCTCTTAA
- a CDS encoding BolA family transcriptional regulator: MPMSPGDIEDLIKSGIPGAKVVIRDLAGDGDHYAAEVVAEAFRGKTRVQQHQMVYDALKGNMGGVLHALALQTSIPD; encoded by the coding sequence ATGCCTATGTCACCCGGCGACATCGAAGACCTGATCAAATCCGGCATTCCCGGAGCAAAGGTGGTCATCCGCGATCTGGCCGGCGATGGCGACCACTATGCGGCCGAGGTCGTCGCGGAAGCCTTCCGCGGCAAGACCCGCGTGCAGCAGCACCAGATGGTCTATGATGCACTGAAGGGCAATATGGGGGGTGTCCTGCACGCCCTTGCCCTTCAAACCTCGATCCCGGACTGA
- a CDS encoding PLP-dependent aminotransferase family protein codes for MTNWLPDLQASDGPLYVRIADQIERAINTGALASGAKLPPQRNLAYDIGVTIGTVSRAYSMVRERGLVSGEVGRGTYVLGTPENDNPAGIDPISARLVGTRAANAPPGKLRFDTTAATDIGQSVAVTDILAAICREQPNEIASYTRNFPRHWLEAGQRWLGSGSWQPSIDSIVPTLGAHAAIVAAVSVITSPGDRIVFEHVTYSQISRGTALLGRQTALVESDAYGVIPEDFERVCVQQHPKAAFLMSTAQNPTLAIMPEDRRRAIVAIAKRHNVWLIEDNLYGATVDSGIPLLAEIAPDRTFLVGGLSKSVAAGVRGGWVACPPHLAQRVRIAHKMVSGGLPFLLAELAARLVLSGKADAIRNAVADEVQAREAIVRDIFAGLDFVSHPRVPFLWLKLPDPWLSGTFRQAAFAEDILIDDEDEFKAGRSEKTFHRVRIGFSPPVDRADVVTGLARLRRLLEHGPTGYDSPA; via the coding sequence ATGACAAATTGGCTTCCTGATCTTCAGGCCTCCGATGGCCCGCTTTATGTCCGCATCGCCGACCAGATCGAGCGCGCGATCAACACCGGTGCGCTCGCCTCCGGAGCCAAGCTGCCGCCCCAGCGCAACCTCGCCTATGATATCGGCGTCACCATCGGCACCGTCAGCCGCGCCTACAGCATGGTTCGAGAGCGCGGCCTCGTCAGCGGCGAAGTCGGCCGCGGCACCTATGTGCTTGGAACGCCGGAAAACGATAACCCCGCTGGCATCGATCCGATCAGTGCCAGACTGGTCGGCACCCGCGCGGCGAATGCACCGCCCGGCAAGCTGCGCTTCGATACAACGGCGGCAACCGATATCGGGCAATCCGTCGCCGTCACCGACATTCTCGCGGCGATTTGCCGGGAGCAGCCGAACGAGATCGCCAGCTACACGCGCAATTTCCCGCGCCATTGGTTGGAAGCGGGCCAGCGCTGGCTGGGAAGCGGTAGCTGGCAACCGAGCATCGACAGCATCGTACCCACCCTCGGCGCACATGCGGCCATTGTCGCCGCCGTTTCCGTCATCACCTCGCCCGGCGACCGCATCGTCTTCGAACACGTCACCTATTCGCAGATCAGCCGCGGTACCGCGCTGCTCGGCCGCCAGACGGCACTGGTCGAGTCCGATGCCTATGGCGTGATTCCCGAGGATTTCGAGCGCGTCTGCGTGCAGCAGCACCCCAAGGCCGCCTTCCTGATGAGCACGGCGCAGAACCCGACGCTTGCCATCATGCCGGAGGATCGCCGCCGTGCCATTGTCGCCATCGCCAAGCGGCACAATGTCTGGCTGATAGAGGACAATCTCTACGGCGCCACCGTGGACAGCGGCATTCCCCTGCTCGCCGAGATCGCGCCGGACCGGACTTTTCTCGTCGGCGGCCTGTCGAAGAGCGTTGCGGCCGGCGTTCGTGGCGGCTGGGTCGCCTGCCCGCCCCATCTGGCGCAACGCGTGCGCATCGCCCACAAGATGGTGAGCGGCGGCCTGCCGTTCCTGCTTGCCGAACTCGCCGCTCGCCTTGTGCTCTCAGGCAAGGCGGACGCCATTCGCAATGCGGTTGCGGACGAGGTGCAGGCGCGCGAAGCGATTGTGCGAGACATTTTTGCCGGGCTGGATTTCGTCTCGCACCCGCGCGTACCGTTCCTCTGGCTGAAACTGCCAGACCCCTGGCTCTCCGGCACGTTCCGGCAGGCCGCCTTCGCGGAAGATATCCTCATCGATGACGAGGACGAGTTCAAGGCGGGCCGCTCGGAGAAGACCTTCCACCGGGTGCGCATCGGCTTTTCGCCGCCTGTCGACCGCGCGGATGTCGTGACCGGCCTGGCGCGGCTGCGCCGCCTGCTCGAACACGGCCCGACGGGCTATGACAGCCCGGCCTGA
- the purQ gene encoding phosphoribosylformylglycinamidine synthase subunit PurQ, whose amino-acid sequence MKSAVVQLPGLNRDRDMIAALTKISGTAPVTVWQTETDLPDVDLIVIPGGFSYGDYLRCGAIAARMPVMQAIKAKAEAGVKVLGVCNGFQILLEAGLLPGALMRNASLKFVCREVKLEVANAETDFTRAYDKGQIIRCPVAHHDGNFFADAETLAAIEGNGQVVFRYADGTNPNGSLNDIAGVMNAKGNVLGLMPHPENLIEAAHGGSDGRGLFASVLDVIAA is encoded by the coding sequence ATGAAGTCTGCCGTCGTCCAGCTCCCCGGCCTCAACCGTGACCGCGACATGATCGCGGCCCTGACCAAGATTTCCGGTACCGCACCGGTCACCGTCTGGCAGACGGAAACGGATCTGCCGGATGTCGACCTCATCGTCATCCCGGGCGGTTTCTCGTACGGCGATTACCTGCGTTGCGGCGCGATTGCCGCGCGCATGCCGGTCATGCAGGCGATCAAGGCCAAGGCCGAAGCCGGCGTGAAGGTTCTGGGTGTGTGCAACGGCTTCCAGATCCTGCTCGAAGCGGGCCTGCTGCCGGGCGCGCTGATGCGCAATGCCTCGCTGAAATTCGTCTGCCGCGAAGTGAAGCTGGAAGTGGCCAATGCCGAGACCGACTTCACCCGCGCCTATGACAAGGGCCAGATCATCCGCTGCCCGGTCGCCCATCACGACGGCAACTTCTTTGCCGATGCCGAGACGCTGGCCGCCATCGAAGGCAACGGCCAGGTCGTGTTCCGCTACGCGGACGGCACCAACCCGAACGGCTCGCTCAACGACATTGCCGGCGTGATGAACGCCAAGGGCAACGTGCTGGGCCTGATGCCGCATCCGGAAAACCTCATCGAGGCCGCGCATGGCGGTTCCGATGGTCGCGGCCTGTTCGCGTCGGTGCTCGACGTAATCGCCGCTTAA
- a CDS encoding alpha/beta hydrolase, producing the protein MKASEAEILIVPGYTNSGPDHWQSRWQSRLGSARRVEQAEWAKPVREDWVKRVIEEVAAATKPVVLVAHSLGVATAIHAAPHLGNKVAGAFLVAPPDVANPEIRPKHLMTFGPYPREPLPFPSLVVASRNDPFGTYEHADDIAAAWGSLLLDAGEAGHINTESGHGPWPEGTMVFAQFLSRLKAPE; encoded by the coding sequence ATGAAAGCGTCAGAAGCAGAAATCCTCATCGTTCCCGGCTACACCAACTCCGGGCCCGACCACTGGCAGAGCCGCTGGCAGTCCAGGCTCGGCTCGGCGCGCCGCGTCGAGCAGGCGGAATGGGCAAAGCCCGTGCGCGAAGACTGGGTAAAACGGGTGATCGAGGAAGTGGCGGCCGCAACGAAGCCGGTCGTGCTCGTCGCGCATTCGCTGGGTGTCGCGACCGCGATCCATGCCGCGCCCCATCTCGGCAACAAGGTCGCCGGCGCCTTCCTCGTCGCGCCGCCGGATGTTGCCAACCCGGAAATCCGCCCCAAGCACCTGATGACCTTCGGCCCCTATCCGCGCGAGCCGCTGCCGTTCCCCTCCCTCGTCGTGGCGAGCCGCAACGATCCGTTTGGGACCTATGAGCATGCCGACGACATCGCGGCCGCCTGGGGCTCGCTGCTGCTCGACGCGGGCGAAGCCGGGCACATCAACACCGAGTCCGGGCATGGCCCCTGGCCGGAAGGCACGATGGTGTTCGCGCAGTTCCTCAGCCGCCTGAAGGCGCCCGAGTAG
- a CDS encoding DUF1476 domain-containing protein, with amino-acid sequence MTNMQDREKAFEAKFALDEELRFRAEARRNKLVGLWAAGLLGKTDGDADAYAKEVVAADFEEVGHEDVVRKVKADFDAAGVARSEDEIRVQMLELLAVAIAQLEAN; translated from the coding sequence ATGACCAATATGCAGGATCGGGAAAAGGCGTTCGAGGCCAAGTTCGCTCTCGACGAGGAACTGCGCTTCAGGGCCGAGGCTCGCCGCAACAAGCTGGTTGGCCTCTGGGCCGCTGGCCTGCTCGGCAAGACGGATGGTGATGCGGACGCCTATGCCAAGGAAGTCGTCGCCGCCGATTTCGAAGAAGTCGGCCACGAGGATGTCGTGCGCAAGGTCAAGGCCGATTTCGACGCCGCCGGCGTTGCCCGCAGCGAAGACGAGATCCGCGTTCAGATGCTGGAACTTCTTGCCGTCGCTATCGCGCAGCTCGAAGCCAACTGA
- the purC gene encoding phosphoribosylaminoimidazolesuccinocarboxamide synthase, whose protein sequence is MNRRRRIYEGKAKILYEGPEPGTLIQFFKDDATAFNKKKHAVIDGKGVLNNRISEYVFTQLNKMGIPTHFIRRLNMREQLIKEVEIIPLEVVVRNVAAGSLSKRLGIEEGTVLPRSIIEFYFKADALEDPMVSEEHITAFGWASPQELDDIMALAIRVNDFLSGLFLGVGIQLVDFKIECGRLYEGDMMRIIIADEISPDSCRLWDIATQEKMDKDRFRRDMGGLVEAYQEVARRLGIINENEPVRGTGPVLVK, encoded by the coding sequence ATGAACCGTCGCCGCCGTATCTACGAGGGCAAGGCCAAGATTCTCTATGAGGGCCCCGAGCCTGGCACACTGATCCAGTTCTTCAAGGACGATGCGACCGCATTCAACAAGAAGAAACATGCGGTCATCGACGGCAAGGGCGTGCTGAACAACCGTATTTCCGAATACGTCTTCACGCAGCTCAACAAGATGGGAATCCCGACCCACTTCATCCGCCGCCTCAACATGCGCGAGCAGCTGATCAAGGAAGTCGAGATCATTCCGCTCGAAGTGGTCGTGCGCAACGTCGCTGCCGGCTCGCTCTCCAAGCGCCTCGGCATCGAGGAAGGCACCGTGCTGCCGCGCTCGATCATCGAATTCTATTTCAAGGCCGATGCGCTCGAAGACCCGATGGTTTCCGAAGAGCACATCACCGCCTTCGGCTGGGCGAGCCCGCAGGAACTCGACGACATCATGGCGCTCGCCATCCGCGTCAACGACTTCCTCTCCGGCCTGTTCCTCGGCGTCGGCATCCAGCTCGTCGATTTCAAGATCGAATGCGGCCGGCTCTATGAAGGCGACATGATGCGTATCATCATCGCCGACGAGATTTCGCCGGACAGCTGCCGCCTGTGGGACATCGCCACCCAGGAGAAGATGGACAAGGACCGCTTCCGCCGCGATATGGGCGGTCTGGTCGAGGCCTATCAGGAAGTTGCCCGCCGCCTTGGCATCATCAACGAGAACGAGCCCGTGCGCGGCACCGGCCCGGTTCTGGTGAAGTAA
- a CDS encoding bifunctional diguanylate cyclase/phosphodiesterase — protein MAKPSGSTFTAVRETESEPFYRRLFARSGFGFAALDAEDRIIDANASLLSAFNATALSQLPSFEACVSPKDRSVLAFAMRRDAFEQAPWEIRLKRLDGEEFWVLASFIVPPCLPGEDITPALIVQTIDIDERKRNTLELAERESRWNHALESAGQGVWDHDFARGDLFYSRQWRTIRGLQPNDPIDASLETWIQTVHPDDRAHVLAEIARQESGAASFNVFSYRERHKDGHWVWIESRGAVVEYGSDGKPSRIAGTDTDVTERKEAEERLAQMSRRLELALGVSRIGVFDVNLRTNDVRWDDRMIEMYGLTEEPDGASWERALHPEDRRKATAKVEDGIFRNRDFANEFRIVRGDGEIRHLRGRAAPYVDTTGAPRLIGANWDVTDDVRLQEELKHAKELAEARNDELEAARARIEYIALHDHLTGLPNRRYLDAAIEEAAQEAQKTGQRLAVLHIDLDRFKEINDTLGHLAGDQMLVHAAGVLNELKGPGEFVARIGGDEFVFLSTGSARRNLATLAEAIVAAMRKPVTFNGHICRFGASVGIASQSGSAVDAKQLLVNADLALYRAKNRGRSRHEFFTSDFQAQIIVNKQTADEILSGVEQRRFLPYYQPQFCARTLDIVGVETLARWDHPTRGILAPDTFLKIAEDLDCVATIDRIVLERSLADFAEWQTLGLGIDKISANVSSKRLHDPELGRSLRTLDIQPKSLSFELLESIFLDDCDRTVLENLAEMRKLGIDIEIDDFGTGHASIISLMKLSPRRLKIDRQLVKPVSRSPGQRKLIGTIIEIGRSLNIEVVAEGVETPAHVAIMRDLGCDILQGYALARPMPAHAVPDFVHRQEWRAHGGAVRDLQNEVRRAINR, from the coding sequence ATGGCCAAACCGTCCGGTTCGACCTTCACTGCCGTGCGAGAAACGGAGAGCGAACCGTTTTATCGTCGGCTTTTCGCGCGTTCCGGCTTTGGTTTCGCCGCTCTGGATGCGGAAGACCGCATCATCGATGCCAATGCGAGCCTGCTCTCCGCCTTCAATGCCACCGCGCTCTCGCAATTGCCGTCCTTCGAGGCATGCGTCTCTCCCAAGGATCGTTCCGTCCTCGCCTTCGCCATGCGACGCGATGCTTTCGAACAGGCCCCCTGGGAAATCCGGCTGAAGCGCCTAGATGGCGAGGAATTCTGGGTGCTCGCCTCCTTCATCGTGCCACCGTGCCTTCCGGGCGAAGACATCACGCCCGCGCTGATCGTTCAGACGATCGATATCGATGAGCGCAAGCGCAACACGCTCGAATTGGCGGAACGCGAAAGCCGCTGGAATCACGCGCTCGAATCCGCCGGCCAGGGTGTATGGGACCACGATTTTGCGCGTGGCGATCTCTTCTATTCCCGCCAGTGGCGCACCATCCGCGGCCTGCAGCCGAACGACCCGATCGATGCGTCGCTGGAAACCTGGATCCAGACCGTGCATCCGGATGACCGGGCACATGTTCTCGCCGAAATCGCCAGGCAGGAAAGCGGTGCAGCCTCCTTCAACGTCTTCAGCTACCGCGAAAGACACAAGGATGGGCACTGGGTCTGGATCGAAAGCCGCGGCGCTGTCGTCGAATACGGCTCCGACGGAAAGCCGAGCCGCATCGCCGGCACCGATACGGATGTCACCGAACGCAAGGAGGCGGAGGAACGCCTCGCCCAGATGTCCCGACGCCTCGAGCTCGCGCTCGGCGTGTCGCGCATCGGTGTGTTCGACGTCAATCTGCGGACCAATGACGTGCGGTGGGACGACCGCATGATCGAGATGTACGGCCTGACCGAAGAGCCCGATGGGGCCAGCTGGGAGCGCGCGCTGCATCCCGAAGACCGGCGCAAGGCGACGGCAAAGGTCGAAGACGGCATCTTCCGCAACCGGGATTTCGCCAACGAATTCCGTATCGTCCGCGGTGACGGCGAAATCCGCCACCTGCGCGGACGCGCTGCGCCCTATGTCGACACGACGGGCGCACCCCGCCTCATCGGCGCGAACTGGGACGTGACGGATGACGTGCGCCTGCAGGAAGAGCTGAAACACGCGAAAGAGCTGGCCGAAGCCCGCAACGACGAGCTGGAAGCCGCCAGGGCACGCATCGAATATATCGCGCTGCACGACCATCTGACTGGCCTGCCGAATCGACGTTATCTGGATGCGGCAATCGAGGAGGCCGCACAGGAGGCACAAAAAACCGGCCAGCGCCTTGCCGTGCTGCACATCGACCTCGATCGTTTCAAGGAGATCAACGACACGCTCGGCCACCTCGCCGGCGACCAGATGCTGGTGCACGCCGCAGGTGTTCTGAACGAGTTGAAAGGCCCCGGTGAATTTGTCGCCCGCATCGGCGGCGACGAATTCGTCTTTCTCTCCACGGGCTCTGCGCGGCGCAATCTCGCAACGCTTGCAGAGGCCATCGTGGCGGCCATGCGCAAGCCGGTTACCTTCAACGGTCATATTTGCCGATTCGGCGCAAGCGTCGGCATTGCCAGCCAATCGGGCAGTGCGGTCGACGCCAAGCAGCTCCTCGTCAATGCCGACCTTGCGCTCTACCGCGCCAAGAATCGCGGCCGCAGCCGGCACGAATTCTTCACCAGCGATTTCCAGGCACAGATCATCGTCAACAAGCAGACCGCCGACGAGATCCTTTCCGGCGTGGAGCAGCGGCGCTTCCTGCCCTATTACCAGCCGCAATTCTGCGCGCGCACGCTGGATATTGTCGGCGTCGAGACTTTGGCGCGCTGGGATCATCCAACGCGCGGCATCCTTGCGCCCGACACGTTTCTCAAGATCGCCGAAGATCTCGATTGCGTGGCGACCATCGACCGGATCGTGCTTGAACGATCGCTCGCCGATTTCGCCGAATGGCAGACGCTCGGGCTTGGCATCGACAAGATTTCGGCCAACGTCTCGTCAAAGCGCCTGCACGACCCCGAGCTTGGTCGTTCGCTGCGCACGCTCGACATCCAGCCGAAATCGCTGTCCTTCGAGCTTCTGGAATCGATCTTCCTCGATGACTGTGACCGCACGGTGCTGGAAAACCTCGCCGAGATGCGCAAGCTCGGCATCGATATCGAGATCGACGACTTCGGCACCGGTCACGCATCGATCATCAGCCTGATGAAGCTGAGCCCACGCCGCCTGAAGATCGATCGCCAGCTTGTGAAGCCCGTCAGCCGCTCGCCCGGCCAACGCAAGCTCATCGGCACCATTATCGAGATCGGCCGGTCCCTGAACATCGAGGTGGTGGCCGAAGGCGTCGAGACGCCCGCCCATGTCGCCATCATGCGCGATCTCGGCTGCGATATCCTGCAAGGCTACGCGCTTGCCCGCCCCATGCCTGCGCATGCCGTGCCGGACTTTGTGCACCGGCAGGAATGGCGCGCGCACGGTGGCGCAGTGCGGGACCTGCAGAACGAAGTGCGCCGGGCCATCAACCGCTAA
- a CDS encoding DUF2189 domain-containing protein, which translates to MTTFHVMAGSDDMVTRPAIRRITLSDVWDALALGFEDFRAKPSHYVFLSLIYPICGVVLVTWSSGANLLPLIFPLIAGFALLGPFFALGLYEISRRRELGMDTSWRHALEVRHSPALPSILAVGALLFVLFIAWLVFAQLLYTNLFGPEPPQSLALFMASIFSSENGLLLMLAGNAIGFCFALVVLATTVIAFPLMLDRDVGAVAAMETSLRATLMNPMPIAAWGLIVAALLIAGTIPLFVGLAVIMPILGHATWHLYRKIVVDERP; encoded by the coding sequence ATGACGACTTTTCATGTGATGGCAGGTTCCGACGACATGGTAACGCGACCGGCGATCCGGCGGATCACGTTGTCCGATGTCTGGGACGCACTGGCGCTCGGTTTCGAGGATTTTCGCGCGAAACCGTCGCACTATGTCTTTCTAAGCCTGATCTATCCGATTTGCGGCGTGGTGCTCGTCACCTGGAGTTCCGGCGCCAACCTGCTGCCGCTGATCTTTCCGCTGATCGCCGGCTTTGCACTGCTCGGACCGTTCTTCGCCCTCGGCCTCTACGAGATCAGCCGCCGGCGCGAACTTGGCATGGACACCTCCTGGCGTCATGCGCTTGAAGTCCGCCATTCGCCGGCACTTCCGTCCATTCTCGCCGTCGGCGCCTTGCTGTTTGTGCTTTTCATCGCCTGGCTGGTCTTTGCGCAACTGCTCTATACCAACCTGTTCGGGCCGGAGCCGCCGCAATCGCTGGCCCTGTTCATGGCCTCGATCTTCAGTTCGGAAAACGGGTTGCTGCTCATGCTGGCGGGCAACGCGATCGGCTTCTGCTTTGCATTGGTCGTGCTCGCCACGACGGTCATCGCCTTTCCGCTGATGCTGGATCGCGATGTCGGAGCAGTCGCCGCGATGGAAACGTCGTTGCGCGCCACGCTGATGAATCCGATGCCGATTGCCGCCTGGGGCCTGATCGTCGCCGCACTGCTGATTGCCGGCACCATCCCGCTCTTTGTCGGCCTTGCCGTGATCATGCCGATCCTCGGCCATGCGACCTGGCATCTCTATCGCAAGATCGTCGTCGACGAGCGGCCGTAA
- the grxD gene encoding Grx4 family monothiol glutaredoxin — MSGINDFIANEVKTNDVVLFLKGTPEFPQCGFSGQVVQILDYVGVDYKGINVLADADIRQGIKDYSNWPTIPQLYVKGEFVGGCDIVREMFQSGELQSHLQEQGISIKGAA; from the coding sequence ATGAGCGGCATCAACGATTTCATCGCCAACGAAGTAAAGACCAACGACGTCGTCCTGTTCCTCAAGGGCACGCCGGAATTCCCGCAGTGTGGGTTCTCGGGTCAGGTCGTACAGATCCTCGATTATGTGGGTGTGGACTATAAGGGCATCAACGTGCTCGCCGACGCCGACATCCGCCAGGGCATCAAGGATTATTCCAACTGGCCGACCATCCCGCAGCTTTATGTGAAGGGTGAATTCGTCGGCGGTTGCGACATCGTGCGCGAGATGTTCCAGTCGGGCGAATTGCAGTCGCACCTTCAGGAACAGGGTATTTCGATTAAGGGCGCTGCCTGA
- a CDS encoding DUF1127 domain-containing protein: MAIDTIFVTSDVRSGRSLGATLYRAWLVCHAWAIRRRTRHALVEMTEEQLCDIGITRSEAQREVRKSFYWD; this comes from the coding sequence ATGGCAATTGATACAATTTTCGTCACGAGCGACGTCAGAAGTGGCCGCTCCCTAGGCGCAACGCTCTATCGGGCATGGCTTGTCTGCCATGCCTGGGCCATCAGGCGCCGCACGCGCCATGCGCTGGTGGAAATGACCGAGGAGCAATTGTGCGATATCGGCATAACCCGCAGCGAAGCGCAGCGGGAAGTCCGGAAATCGTTCTACTGGGATTGA